The Maribacter aquivivus genome has a segment encoding these proteins:
- a CDS encoding tyrosine-type recombinase/integrase produces MFLTEFISYLTLEKNYSKHTTKAYENDILEFSAFCLSNYDISDIDTVEYSVVRFWVVDLSERKINNRSINRKIASLKAYFKFLQKIEVTEINPLSKHRALKTAKKVEIPFSEVEMENVLSQIEYTEDFEGIRDELLIHVLYVTGMRRAEVIALKVSDVDFETMTIKVLGKRNKERIVPMLAETKEKFTQYLLDRKRLNVVVDDKFMFLTKSGNKLYETLVYRLIKKYFREVSSKVKTSPHILRHTFATHLLNKGADLNAVKELLGHSSLASTQVYTHNSIAELKKVHAKAHPRGNK; encoded by the coding sequence ATGTTTTTAACAGAGTTTATTTCTTATCTAACCTTAGAGAAAAATTATTCTAAGCATACTACAAAGGCTTACGAGAATGATATTCTTGAATTTAGTGCTTTCTGTTTATCTAATTATGATATAAGCGATATTGATACTGTAGAGTATAGTGTTGTGCGATTTTGGGTTGTTGATTTATCTGAAAGAAAAATTAACAATAGATCTATTAATAGAAAAATAGCGTCATTAAAAGCTTATTTCAAGTTTCTTCAAAAAATTGAGGTAACTGAAATTAATCCATTGAGTAAGCATAGAGCATTGAAAACTGCAAAGAAAGTTGAGATTCCTTTTTCTGAGGTAGAAATGGAAAATGTGCTTTCGCAAATAGAATATACAGAAGATTTTGAGGGTATAAGAGATGAGTTGTTAATACATGTTCTGTATGTTACTGGTATGCGTAGGGCAGAGGTTATTGCCTTGAAAGTGTCAGATGTAGATTTTGAAACAATGACAATAAAAGTCTTAGGTAAGCGAAATAAAGAGAGAATTGTGCCTATGCTAGCTGAAACCAAAGAAAAATTTACACAATATTTATTAGATCGTAAAAGATTGAATGTGGTGGTCGACGATAAATTTATGTTCTTAACGAAATCAGGCAATAAATTGTATGAAACCCTTGTTTATAGATTAATAAAAAAGTACTTTAGAGAGGTGTCCTCAAAGGTAAAGACGAGTCCGCATATTCTTAGGCACACCTTTGCAACGCATCTTTTGAATAAGGGAGCAGATTTAAATGCTGTTAAAGAGTTGTTGGGTCATTCTAGTTTGGCGTCTACACAGGTGTATACCCATAACAGTATAGCAGAGTTGAAAAAGGTTCATGCAAAGGCTCATCCTAGGGGGAACAAATAA
- the hpf gene encoding ribosome hibernation-promoting factor, HPF/YfiA family: protein MKVNTQSVNFNADDKLINFLQNRLDKVETFYSKVISSDVYMKVENTSAKENKIVEIKITVPRDKFVVKKQCKSFEEAVDSACSSLERRLIKQKEKIRLQA from the coding sequence ATGAAAGTAAATACGCAATCGGTAAATTTTAATGCAGACGATAAGTTGATTAATTTCCTTCAAAATAGACTTGATAAGGTGGAAACCTTTTATTCTAAGGTAATTAGCTCAGATGTTTATATGAAAGTGGAGAATACTAGTGCTAAAGAAAATAAAATAGTTGAGATTAAGATTACGGTTCCTAGAGATAAATTTGTAGTAAAAAAACAATGTAAATCATTTGAAGAGGCTGTAGACTCAGCTTGTAGTTCGCTGGAACGTAGGCTAATAAAACAAAAAGAGAAAATAAGATTACAAGCTTGA